A window of Strix aluco isolate bStrAlu1 chromosome 2, bStrAlu1.hap1, whole genome shotgun sequence contains these coding sequences:
- the TSC22D1 gene encoding TSC22 domain family protein 1 isoform X1: protein MHQPDSAADISARKMAHPAMFPRRGSSSSSGSSCVTAPTAPGTGVGSAALSAEDYQPPLLVQPPPPSPAASSSAGPQPTPPPPQSLNLLSQSQLQPQPLAQTGAQMKKKSGFQITSVTPAQISASMSSNNSIAEDTESYDDLDESHTEDLSSSEILDVSLSRATDLGEPERSSSEETLNNFQEAETPGAVSPNQPHLPQQHAPLPHHPQQSVVINGSVHPHHVHHHHHLHHHHHGHHHPSHPGVGSAPISGGPPPSPSFRKLSTTGSSDNVISTAPVSAASSTGSPASVVSNIRTTSTPGNLGVSPATGTSTLNNMGGGSSSVASNVLGTINLSNITSTGNVNALSGTSSNVNVNILSGVGNGTSASSSVINNVTNPTAGMAVGSSQQQPASGTSRFRVVKLDSSSEPFKKGRWTCTEFYDKENTVAVSEGVAVNKAVETIKQSPLEVTSERESTSGSSVSSNVSTLSHYTESVGSGEMGAPTVVQQQAFQGVGPQQMDFSSAAPPAIPASSIPQSVSQSQLAQVQLHSQEVNYPQQKPGVQPPAQASLTTVTGVQPASVNILGVSPSLGHQQPAIQSMAQQQLPYSQPAQPVQTLPVVQQQQLQYGQQQQQQQQTVPTQMAAGHVKPVNQNSVTGAMPDYIQHQQILQTPAPAMQPSSTGVGAGQPVPVAQAQGLQPSVQAHPAAAPAPPVAHAPAAIPGVGTSGQMLNVGQQGSVATVVQPPSAANQIPPPVMPSTAAPPSSQVVQPVQTGIMQQGLQASASGLPQQMVIAQQNTLLPVQPQAQGVESVVQGMTGQQLPAVSPIPSASAVPPPSQAGSAVPPGIPSASIGLGQPQNIAQASAVQNGNLAQSVSQPPLISTSIGMPVAQSVPQQIPLSSTQFPAQSLAQSIVSQTEDGRRPTEPSLVGLPQAASGESGVGASAVSDGGSSNMPSSASLFPLKVLPLTTPLVDGEDESSSGASVVAIDNKIEQAMDLVKSHLMYAVREEVEVLKEQIKELIEKNSQLEQENTLLKTLASPEQLAQFQAQLQTGSPPSSSQSQGTTQQPAQPASQGSGPSA from the coding sequence ATGCACCAGCCTGACTCAGCCGCAGACATTAGTGCTAGGAAGATGGCGCACCCGGCAATGTTTCCTAGAAGgggcagcagcagtagcagcggCAGCAGCTGCGTTACTGCTCCCACTGCACCAGGTACCGGCGTTGGGAGCGCTGCCCTCTCCGCCGAGGATTATCAGCCGCCTTTGCTGGTCCAGCCGCCgcctccatctcctgcagcaTCTTCATCAGCGGGTCCACAGCCGACACCCCCTCCTCCACAAAGCCTGAACCTCCTCTCGCAGTCTCAGCTCCAGCCACAGCCTCTTGCACAGACTGGAGctcaaatgaagaagaaaagtggCTTCCAAATTACCAGTGTGACCCCTGCTCAGATATCAGCTAGTATGAGCTCTAACAACAGCATAGCTGAGGATACAGAAAGCTACGATGACCTGGATGAGTCCCACACGGAAGACCTGTCGTCTTCAGAAATCTTGGATGTTTCTTTATCCAGGGCCACCGACTTGGGAGAACCTGAGAGGAGCTCCTCTGAAGAGACTTTAAATAACTTCCAAGAGGCAGAGACTCCTGGGGCTGTTTCTCCAAACCAACCTCATCTTCCCCAGCAGCATGCTCCTCTGCCTCATCACCCACAGCAGAGTGTTGTGATCAATGGAAGTGTTCACCCCCATCATGTTCATCACCACCACCATCTTCACCACCATCATCACGGACACCATCATCCATCGCATCCTGGGGTGGGCAGTGCCCCAATTTCTGGAGGACCACCGCCCAGTCCATCATTTAGAAAACTATCAACAACTGGAAGCTCTGACAATGTTATATCAACTGCACCAGTTTCTGCTGCATCATCCACTGGTTCCCCAGCATCTGTTGTGTCTAATATCCGCACTACAAGTACTCCTGGCAATTTAGGTGTAAGTCCTGCTACTGGAACTAGTACCTTAAATAATATGGGTGGTGGTAGTTCTAGTGTGGCAAGCAACGTGCTTGGTACTATAAATTTAAGCAACATCACGAGTACTGGTAATGTAAATGCTTTGTCTGGAACTAGCAGCAATGTTAATGTGAATATCTTGAGTGGTGTTGGCAATGGTACGAGTGCTTCCTCTAGTGTCATTAACAATGTTACTAATCCAACTGCAGGAATGGCAGTGGGATCAAGCCAGCAGCAGCCTGCATCTGGCACGTCAAGGTTTAGGGTTGTAAAATTAGATTCTAGTTCTGAACCTTTCAAAAAAGGTAGATGGACATGCACTGAATTCTATGATAAAGAAAACACTGTTGCAGTTTCAGAAGGAGTAGCAGTAAACAAAGCAGTAGAGACGATAAAACAAAGCCCGCTTGAAGTGACTTCTGAAAGGGAGAGCACCAGTGGGAGTTCTGTTAGCAGCAATGTAAGCACACTGAGTCACTATACAGAAAGTGTGGGAAGTGGAGAAATGGGAGCACCTACTGTGGTACAGCAGCAAGCGTTTCAAGGTGTGGGTCCGCAGCAGATGGATTTTAGCAGTGCTGCTCCTCCGGCAATTCCAGCATCTAGTATACCACAGAGTGTTTCTCAATCACAGCTTGCACAAGTCCAGCTGCATTCTCAAGAAGTAAACTATCCACAGCAGAAGCCAGGGGTCCAACCTCCTGCACAGGCCAGTCTAACCACTGTTACTGGGGTTCAGCCAGCCTCAGTTAATATACTAGGTGTATCCCCATCTCTGGGCCACCAGCAACCTGCCATTCAAAGTATGGCTCAACAACAGCTGCCGTATTCTCAGCCAGCGCAGCCTGTGCAGACTTTGCCAGTtgtacagcagcagcagttgcagTATggacaacagcaacaacagcagcaacagacaGTTCCTACGCAGATGGCCGCAGGTCACGTTAAGCCGGTGAACCAAAACTCAGTTACGGGGGCTATGCCAGACTACATTCAACATCAGCAGATCCTTCAGACTCCAGCCCCTGCCATGCAGCCTAGTTCTACAGGAGTAGGAGCAGGGCAGCCGGTTCCCGTTGCCCAGGCACAGGGCTTGCAGCCTTCAGTACAAGCACACCCAGCCGCTGCCCCCGCTCCGCCTGTTGCACATGCTCCAGCAGCGATACCAGGTGTAGGTACCAGTGGTCAAATGCTGAATGTTGGGCAGCAGGGAAGCGTAGCCACTGTGGTGCAACCACCATCTGCTGCAAACCAAATTCCACCTCCAGTTATGCCGTCAACGGCTGCTCCTCCATCTTCACAAGTAGTGCAGCCTGTGCAGACAGGAATAATGCAGCAGGGATTACAGGCTAGCGCTTCAGGCCTTCCTCAGCAAATGGTCATTGCTCAGCAAAACACCTTGTTACCTGTACAGCCGCAGGCACAAGGAGTGGAATCTGTAGTCCAAGGGATGActggccagcagctgcctgcagttaGCCCTATACCTTCTGCTAGTGCTGTTCCTCCACCAAGTCAAGCTGGTTCAGCTGTGCCTCCTGGCATACCTTCTGCTTCTATAGGTTTGGGACAGCCACAGAATATAGCACAAGCTTCGGCTGTGCAGAACGGGAATCTGGCTCAAAGTGTTAGTCAGCCTCCCTTGATATCAACAAGTATAGGTATGCCAGTGGCGCAGAGTGTGCCACAGCAGATACCGCTAAGCTCTACCCAGTTCCCCGCACAATCACTAGCTCAGTCAATTGTAAGCCAAACTGAAGATGGCAGACGCCCTACAGAACCTTCCTTAGTGGGTTTACCTCAAGCTGCCAGTGGCGAGAGTGGTGTTGGAGCATCAGCTGTTTCAGATGGCGGTAGCAGCAACATGCCATCCTCTGCTTCCCTCTTTCCGCTGAAGGTGCTGCCATTGACGACGCCTCTCGTAGATGGTGAGGATGAGAG
- the TSC22D1 gene encoding TSC22 domain family protein 1 isoform X2 — MAHPAMFPRRGSSSSSGSSCVTAPTAPGTGVGSAALSAEDYQPPLLVQPPPPSPAASSSAGPQPTPPPPQSLNLLSQSQLQPQPLAQTGAQMKKKSGFQITSVTPAQISASMSSNNSIAEDTESYDDLDESHTEDLSSSEILDVSLSRATDLGEPERSSSEETLNNFQEAETPGAVSPNQPHLPQQHAPLPHHPQQSVVINGSVHPHHVHHHHHLHHHHHGHHHPSHPGVGSAPISGGPPPSPSFRKLSTTGSSDNVISTAPVSAASSTGSPASVVSNIRTTSTPGNLGVSPATGTSTLNNMGGGSSSVASNVLGTINLSNITSTGNVNALSGTSSNVNVNILSGVGNGTSASSSVINNVTNPTAGMAVGSSQQQPASGTSRFRVVKLDSSSEPFKKGRWTCTEFYDKENTVAVSEGVAVNKAVETIKQSPLEVTSERESTSGSSVSSNVSTLSHYTESVGSGEMGAPTVVQQQAFQGVGPQQMDFSSAAPPAIPASSIPQSVSQSQLAQVQLHSQEVNYPQQKPGVQPPAQASLTTVTGVQPASVNILGVSPSLGHQQPAIQSMAQQQLPYSQPAQPVQTLPVVQQQQLQYGQQQQQQQQTVPTQMAAGHVKPVNQNSVTGAMPDYIQHQQILQTPAPAMQPSSTGVGAGQPVPVAQAQGLQPSVQAHPAAAPAPPVAHAPAAIPGVGTSGQMLNVGQQGSVATVVQPPSAANQIPPPVMPSTAAPPSSQVVQPVQTGIMQQGLQASASGLPQQMVIAQQNTLLPVQPQAQGVESVVQGMTGQQLPAVSPIPSASAVPPPSQAGSAVPPGIPSASIGLGQPQNIAQASAVQNGNLAQSVSQPPLISTSIGMPVAQSVPQQIPLSSTQFPAQSLAQSIVSQTEDGRRPTEPSLVGLPQAASGESGVGASAVSDGGSSNMPSSASLFPLKVLPLTTPLVDGEDESSSGASVVAIDNKIEQAMDLVKSHLMYAVREEVEVLKEQIKELIEKNSQLEQENTLLKTLASPEQLAQFQAQLQTGSPPSSSQSQGTTQQPAQPASQGSGPSA; from the coding sequence ATGGCGCACCCGGCAATGTTTCCTAGAAGgggcagcagcagtagcagcggCAGCAGCTGCGTTACTGCTCCCACTGCACCAGGTACCGGCGTTGGGAGCGCTGCCCTCTCCGCCGAGGATTATCAGCCGCCTTTGCTGGTCCAGCCGCCgcctccatctcctgcagcaTCTTCATCAGCGGGTCCACAGCCGACACCCCCTCCTCCACAAAGCCTGAACCTCCTCTCGCAGTCTCAGCTCCAGCCACAGCCTCTTGCACAGACTGGAGctcaaatgaagaagaaaagtggCTTCCAAATTACCAGTGTGACCCCTGCTCAGATATCAGCTAGTATGAGCTCTAACAACAGCATAGCTGAGGATACAGAAAGCTACGATGACCTGGATGAGTCCCACACGGAAGACCTGTCGTCTTCAGAAATCTTGGATGTTTCTTTATCCAGGGCCACCGACTTGGGAGAACCTGAGAGGAGCTCCTCTGAAGAGACTTTAAATAACTTCCAAGAGGCAGAGACTCCTGGGGCTGTTTCTCCAAACCAACCTCATCTTCCCCAGCAGCATGCTCCTCTGCCTCATCACCCACAGCAGAGTGTTGTGATCAATGGAAGTGTTCACCCCCATCATGTTCATCACCACCACCATCTTCACCACCATCATCACGGACACCATCATCCATCGCATCCTGGGGTGGGCAGTGCCCCAATTTCTGGAGGACCACCGCCCAGTCCATCATTTAGAAAACTATCAACAACTGGAAGCTCTGACAATGTTATATCAACTGCACCAGTTTCTGCTGCATCATCCACTGGTTCCCCAGCATCTGTTGTGTCTAATATCCGCACTACAAGTACTCCTGGCAATTTAGGTGTAAGTCCTGCTACTGGAACTAGTACCTTAAATAATATGGGTGGTGGTAGTTCTAGTGTGGCAAGCAACGTGCTTGGTACTATAAATTTAAGCAACATCACGAGTACTGGTAATGTAAATGCTTTGTCTGGAACTAGCAGCAATGTTAATGTGAATATCTTGAGTGGTGTTGGCAATGGTACGAGTGCTTCCTCTAGTGTCATTAACAATGTTACTAATCCAACTGCAGGAATGGCAGTGGGATCAAGCCAGCAGCAGCCTGCATCTGGCACGTCAAGGTTTAGGGTTGTAAAATTAGATTCTAGTTCTGAACCTTTCAAAAAAGGTAGATGGACATGCACTGAATTCTATGATAAAGAAAACACTGTTGCAGTTTCAGAAGGAGTAGCAGTAAACAAAGCAGTAGAGACGATAAAACAAAGCCCGCTTGAAGTGACTTCTGAAAGGGAGAGCACCAGTGGGAGTTCTGTTAGCAGCAATGTAAGCACACTGAGTCACTATACAGAAAGTGTGGGAAGTGGAGAAATGGGAGCACCTACTGTGGTACAGCAGCAAGCGTTTCAAGGTGTGGGTCCGCAGCAGATGGATTTTAGCAGTGCTGCTCCTCCGGCAATTCCAGCATCTAGTATACCACAGAGTGTTTCTCAATCACAGCTTGCACAAGTCCAGCTGCATTCTCAAGAAGTAAACTATCCACAGCAGAAGCCAGGGGTCCAACCTCCTGCACAGGCCAGTCTAACCACTGTTACTGGGGTTCAGCCAGCCTCAGTTAATATACTAGGTGTATCCCCATCTCTGGGCCACCAGCAACCTGCCATTCAAAGTATGGCTCAACAACAGCTGCCGTATTCTCAGCCAGCGCAGCCTGTGCAGACTTTGCCAGTtgtacagcagcagcagttgcagTATggacaacagcaacaacagcagcaacagacaGTTCCTACGCAGATGGCCGCAGGTCACGTTAAGCCGGTGAACCAAAACTCAGTTACGGGGGCTATGCCAGACTACATTCAACATCAGCAGATCCTTCAGACTCCAGCCCCTGCCATGCAGCCTAGTTCTACAGGAGTAGGAGCAGGGCAGCCGGTTCCCGTTGCCCAGGCACAGGGCTTGCAGCCTTCAGTACAAGCACACCCAGCCGCTGCCCCCGCTCCGCCTGTTGCACATGCTCCAGCAGCGATACCAGGTGTAGGTACCAGTGGTCAAATGCTGAATGTTGGGCAGCAGGGAAGCGTAGCCACTGTGGTGCAACCACCATCTGCTGCAAACCAAATTCCACCTCCAGTTATGCCGTCAACGGCTGCTCCTCCATCTTCACAAGTAGTGCAGCCTGTGCAGACAGGAATAATGCAGCAGGGATTACAGGCTAGCGCTTCAGGCCTTCCTCAGCAAATGGTCATTGCTCAGCAAAACACCTTGTTACCTGTACAGCCGCAGGCACAAGGAGTGGAATCTGTAGTCCAAGGGATGActggccagcagctgcctgcagttaGCCCTATACCTTCTGCTAGTGCTGTTCCTCCACCAAGTCAAGCTGGTTCAGCTGTGCCTCCTGGCATACCTTCTGCTTCTATAGGTTTGGGACAGCCACAGAATATAGCACAAGCTTCGGCTGTGCAGAACGGGAATCTGGCTCAAAGTGTTAGTCAGCCTCCCTTGATATCAACAAGTATAGGTATGCCAGTGGCGCAGAGTGTGCCACAGCAGATACCGCTAAGCTCTACCCAGTTCCCCGCACAATCACTAGCTCAGTCAATTGTAAGCCAAACTGAAGATGGCAGACGCCCTACAGAACCTTCCTTAGTGGGTTTACCTCAAGCTGCCAGTGGCGAGAGTGGTGTTGGAGCATCAGCTGTTTCAGATGGCGGTAGCAGCAACATGCCATCCTCTGCTTCCCTCTTTCCGCTGAAGGTGCTGCCATTGACGACGCCTCTCGTAGATGGTGAGGATGAGAG